In one Fusarium keratoplasticum isolate Fu6.1 chromosome 5, whole genome shotgun sequence genomic region, the following are encoded:
- a CDS encoding MFS domain-containing protein, protein MTSVPQPPSPGAAPGPSSAAYGVHDLRDRDAAASEETPLLMSSASSISSRTYSLYSPKTTTTAGHVEDADPTQPRPPIRPARALAITCSLGLLIFLQASNMSGMTLIQGAVAAELGAYEASAMWFSSAYMIPMSSLTPIGGRLATIFPTRTLVLPVATLMAAGSLLCASANSFAEFVAGRIVAGVGAAGVMTLAVVLTLELPSDKTRGIVMGLINAGFTLGVSFGAVVYGGLMPLVGWRPLFWAQVPFAFVAGLGVYNSLPRYLDSRETPKGSIREKLARIDYIGAILLTTTIVLFLYGLADKIQTLPLILSLITLIFFLIVEYYLAADPVIPIKVLSSRGILLSCLAQTGFMSARWSVLFYAPIFMLAVRGAAPAAAGSILIPTNIGFGLGGVLVGWLHVRRSGAFWLPSMASLALFSLSLCALSLAGTAELPLVAFILVVFVNGMATGGVLNYTLAHTLHLSHDDTQYIATSLIATFRGFGGSFGTAIGGGIFYRLLRSDLVSGFLQLDGGDELSHDRQRLVSNLLSSPGLVHGGDLSIAEREIAIQGYASASRGVWQAAAVLGLVVVAIQAATGWTSPSEEGETSARGMDSENEHVGEA, encoded by the exons ATGACTTCCGTCCCGCAACCTCCGTCCCCCGGCGCCGCGCCGGGTccgtcctcggcggcgtACGGCGTTCACGACCTCCGTGATCGTGATGCTGCAGCCTCCGAAGAGACACCTCTCCTCATGAGCTCCGCCTCCAGCATCAGCTCCCGGACATACTCATTGTACTCACCCAAGACTACCACCACAGCCGGTCATGTCGAAGATGCAGACCCGACACAACCCAGACCGCCGATTCGGCCGGCAAGGGCCCTCGCCATCACTTGTagtcttgggcttctcatCTTCCTGCAAG CCTCCAACATGTCCGGCATGACCCTCATCCAGGGCGCCGTTGCCGCCGAGCTAGGCGCCTACGAGGCGTCGGCCATGTGGTTCAGCAGCGCCTACATGATCCCCATGTCTTCACTCACCCCCATCGGCGGCCGCCTGgccaccatcttccccaCCAGGACACTCGTCCTGCCCGTGGCGACGCTCATGGCAGCCGGTAGTCTACTATGCGCCTCTGCAAATTCCTTTGCCGAGTTTGTCGCGGGAAGAATAGTGGCGGGCGTGGGCGCCGCTGGGGTCAtgaccttggctgtggttCTAACGTTGGAGCTGCCGAGCGACAAGACTAGAGGGATAGTCATGGGCTTGATCAATGCTGGCTTCACTCTGGGGGTTTCCTTCGGCGCTGTAGTTTATGGTGGATTAATGCCTCTGGTGGGATGG CGACCCTTGTTCTGGGCTCAAGTCCCTTTCGCATTTGTTGCAGGCCTAGGAGTCTACAACAGTCTTCCTCGCTATCTAGACTCGAGGGAAACCCCCAAGGGTTCTATTAGAGAAAAGCTTGCGCGAATTGACTACATAGGGGCGATACTATTG ACCACAACCATtgtcctcttcctctacGGTCTCGCAGACAAGATTCAAACCCTCCCTCTCATTCTGTCTCTCATCactctcatcttcttcctgaTAGTGGAGTACTATCTCGCAGCAGACCCAGTGATACCTATCAAGGTGCTCTCCTCCCGGGGCATCCTCCTCTCGTGCCTCGCGCAGACGGGCTTCATGTCGGCCCGCTGGAGCGTGCTCTTCTACGCGCCAATCTTCATGCTCGCCGTCCGCGGCGCCGCTCCCGCAGCTGCAGGGTCGATCCTGATCCCGACCAACATAGGGttcggccttggcggcgtCCTCGTTGGCTGGCTTCACGTACGCCGCAGCGGTGCATTCTGGCTCCCGTCGATGGCGTCCCTGGCCCTGttcagcctcagcctgtGTGCCCTCTCGCTTGCGGGCACTGCCGAGCTGCCGCTGGTCGCCTTCATCCTGGTCGTCTTTGTCAACGGCATGGCGACGGGGGGCGTGTTGAACTACACTCTGGCGCATACGTTGCATCTAAGCCACGACGACACTCAGTACATCGCTACGAGCCTCATCGCCACATTTAGAGGGTTCGGGGGTAGCTTTGGCACGGCGATAGGCGGGGGCATCTTCTACCGCCTTCTACGGAGTGACCTAGTCTCCGGGTTCCTGCAGCTCGACGGTGGAGATGAGCTGAGCCATGACCGGCAAAGGCTAGTTTCCAACCTTTTAAGCTCCCCCGGGCTGGTCCATGGAGGTGACCTGAGCATCGCAGAACGAGAAATCGCGATACAAGGCTATGCCAGTGCTTCACGGGGAGTCTGGCAAGCTGCAGCCGTGCTGGGTCTCGTGGTGGTTGCGATTCAAGCGGCCACGGGATGGACATCACCGAGCGAGGAGGGGGAGACGTCAGCAAGGGGCATGGATTCCGAAAACGAGCATGTCGGTGAAGCGTAG